GCGCTCGTCGCCCACGGAGAGCGCGAGGGTGCGGGCCTTCGGGGCCCAGATGTCGAAGCGGTCGTCGGTCATGCTCGGCTCCCGGTGGTGAGGTCGGCTGCGGTGGATGCGGGCGCGAGGATCGCGACCGGGTACTCGGCGAGGAGCGCCGCGACGGACACGCGTCCGCCGTCGACGCGGCGGCCGCTGACGTGGTCGACGAGCTCGCCCTCGGGCAGCGTGATCGAGGTGGATCCCCATCCTCCGCCGGACTCGAGCCCGACGGGCAGGCGGGTGGCGACCGTGATGGCCCCGCCGCGGTCGAACGCGATCACGTGGGCCGCGGCGTCGCCGGTCGCGCGCACCGGCTCGTACCCGGTGAACAGCTCCGGGTGGTCACGACGGAGGCGGAGCGCGCGCGCCGTGACGAGGAGCTTGGCGGCCCCCGTCTCGTCGATGGCGGGCTCGGCGCCCTTGAGGACGGCGTCGAGGGCGGCGCGGCGCATGCCGAAGTCGACCTCGCGGCGGTTGTCGGGATCCACGAGGCTCGTCTCCCAGAGCTCGCTGCCCTGGTACACGTCGGGCATTCCGGGGGCGGTGAGCTGGATCGCCTTGGCCGCCAGGGAGTTCGACCAGCCCGGGCCGGACAGCCGGTCGTAGAGCCCGGCGACGATGGTGCGGGCGCGCGGGTCGTCGAATGCCGCGTCGACGAGCGCGTGCATGCGCTCCTCGAAGGCCTCGTCGGGCGCGGTCCACGTGGTCGAGTCGCCGGCCTCGCGCGACGCCTTCTCGGCGTAGGCGTGCAGGCGCTCGCGCGACGCGGGCCAGGTGCCGACGAGCGTCTGCCAGAGCAGGTTCTCGAACGGCCCGTCGCCGATGGGCGCGACCTCGCGCAGCTGGCCGAGCGCGTCGCGCCAGGCCTCCGGGGTCTCGGAGAGCACGTCGATGCGGGCGCGCACGTCCTCGCCGCGCTTCGTGTCATGCGTGGAGAGCGTCGTCATCGCGTGCGGCGCGGAGCGGAGCCGATCCTGCTGGCGCGCGTGGAAGTCGTCGACGTCGATCGCGAAGATCGACGGGTCCGCGCCGACCTCGTTGAGGGAGACGAGGCGCGAGTAGCGGTAGAACGCCGTGTCCTCGACGCCCTTCGCCATGACCATGCCGCTCGTCTGCTGGAAGCGCTGGGCGACGAGCGTGGACGGGTCGGCGAGCTGCGGCATGAGCGCGTCGATGGTGGCGACGAGGTCGGGGCGGCTCGCGCGCGCGGCCTCGGCGGCCTCCTCGAGGTGGTGGAGCCCGCCGGGCAGGTAGCTGCGGTAGACGGGGAAGGTCGCGAGGAGCTCCGCGATCGCGTCGGCGGCGTCGTCCGGCGCGTCCTCCACCAGGCGCTCGAGGCGGAGGACCTCGCTGCGGAGGATCCCGTCGGCGATGCCGCGCTTGGTCCCGCGGATCATCGCGGCCCAGCTGGTGAGCTCGCCCTGCGGCAGGCCGCGGAGCGAGGCGTCGAGGTGGTCGAGCTCGACCTGTCCGTCGGGGTCGACCAGCACGCGGTCGATGTCGGCGAGCGCGTCGTACCCGGTGGTGCCCGCCGTCGCCCAGTCGGTCGGCAGCGTCTCGCCGGGCTCGAGGATCTTCTCCACGAGCACGTACGCGCCGCCCGTGATGCGCGCCAGGTCGTCGAGGTAGCCCTTCGGGTCGAGCAGGCCGTCCGGGTGGTCGACCCGGAGCCCGTCCGCGAGGCCCTCGCGGAACCAGCGCGAGATCTCGGCGTGCGACTCCTCGAAGACCCGGGGCAGCTCGACGCGGATGCCCGCGAGCGTGTTGACCGCGAAGAAGCGGCGGTAGTTGAGCTCGGCGTCGGCGCGGCGCCAGTTGACCAGCTCGTAGGACTGGCGCTCGTGCACCGCGACGGCGTCCGCGTCGTCCTCGGCCGTACCGGGCGCCACGGGGAAGCGCTGGTCGTAGTAGCGGAGCTCGACCGTGCCGTCATCGCCGCGCACCAGCTGCAGCTCGTCGAGCTCCGACTCGCCGTCGCCGAGCACGGGGATCCGCACCTTGCCCTGCCCGAAGTCCCAGTCGACGTCGAACGCGTCGGCGTAGCGGCTGGCGGTGCCGTGCGTGAGCAGGTCCCACCACCAGAGGCTCTCCACGGGCGTCGCGACGCCGACGTGGTTGGGGACGATGTCCACCAGGACGCCGAGGCCCAGCTCGTGGGCGCGGTCGGCGACGGCCTTCATGCCCGCCGCGCCGCCGCGGGACGGGTCCACCTGCGAGTGGTCGACGACGTCGTAGCCGTGGTCGGATCCGGGCTCGGCCGCGAGGATCGGGCTGAGGTACACCCAGTCGGCGCCGAGGTCCTTCACGTACGGGAGCTGCTCGGCCACGGCGGCGAGGTCGAACGACTCCCGCACCTGGAACCGGTAGGTGGAGATGGGGGTTCTCAACTGATGTCGCTCCTTGCGTCTGCGGCGGGCCGATCGGCCTGCGCGTGGGTGAGGACGGCGAGGCTCGCCGCGACCGAGTGGTCGGGCTCCACCTCGGGCTCGGTGTAGGCGCGCAGCACCACGAGCGCCTTGGCCGCCACATCCACGACGCTACTCGCGCGGAGGGCCGTCGAGTCGGCTCCGACGCCCGCGGTGTCGATCACGGTCTCCCACGCGTCCGCGTACTCGTCCGACGGGAGCGTGAAGGCGACCCGCTCGTCGTGCGCGTT
This window of the Clavibacter sepedonicus genome carries:
- the treY gene encoding malto-oligosyltrehalose synthase, with product MRTPISTYRFQVRESFDLAAVAEQLPYVKDLGADWVYLSPILAAEPGSDHGYDVVDHSQVDPSRGGAAGMKAVADRAHELGLGVLVDIVPNHVGVATPVESLWWWDLLTHGTASRYADAFDVDWDFGQGKVRIPVLGDGESELDELQLVRGDDGTVELRYYDQRFPVAPGTAEDDADAVAVHERQSYELVNWRRADAELNYRRFFAVNTLAGIRVELPRVFEESHAEISRWFREGLADGLRVDHPDGLLDPKGYLDDLARITGGAYVLVEKILEPGETLPTDWATAGTTGYDALADIDRVLVDPDGQVELDHLDASLRGLPQGELTSWAAMIRGTKRGIADGILRSEVLRLERLVEDAPDDAADAIAELLATFPVYRSYLPGGLHHLEEAAEAARASRPDLVATIDALMPQLADPSTLVAQRFQQTSGMVMAKGVEDTAFYRYSRLVSLNEVGADPSIFAIDVDDFHARQQDRLRSAPHAMTTLSTHDTKRGEDVRARIDVLSETPEAWRDALGQLREVAPIGDGPFENLLWQTLVGTWPASRERLHAYAEKASREAGDSTTWTAPDEAFEERMHALVDAAFDDPRARTIVAGLYDRLSGPGWSNSLAAKAIQLTAPGMPDVYQGSELWETSLVDPDNRREVDFGMRRAALDAVLKGAEPAIDETGAAKLLVTARALRLRRDHPELFTGYEPVRATGDAAAHVIAFDRGGAITVATRLPVGLESGGGWGSTSITLPEGELVDHVSGRRVDGGRVSVAALLAEYPVAILAPASTAADLTTGSRA